A stretch of Zootoca vivipara chromosome 13, rZooViv1.1, whole genome shotgun sequence DNA encodes these proteins:
- the ALDOA gene encoding fructose-bisphosphate aldolase A, with product MPHQYPALTPEQKKELSDIAHRIVAKGKGILAADESTGSIAKRLQSIGAENTEENRRFYRQLLFTADDRVNPCIGGVILFHETMYQKADDGRQFTQVIKDKGGLVGIKVDKGVVPLAGTNGETTTQGLDGLSERCAQYKKDGADFAKWRCVLKITPTTPSHLAIIENANVLARYASICQANGIVPIVEPEILPDGDHDLKRCQYVTEKVLAAVYKALSDHHIYLEGTLLKPNMVTAGHACTQKYTNEEIAMATVTALRRTVPPAVTGVTFLSGGQSEEEATINLNAINNCPLHKPWALTFSYGRALQASALKAWGGKKENLKNAQEEYIKRALANSLACQGKYVPSGKGGAAASESLFVSNHAY from the exons ATGCCTCACCAATACCCAGCCTTGACACCTGAGCAGAAGAAGGAGCTGTCGGACATTGCCCACCGCATTGTGGCAAAGGGCAAAGGCATCCTTGCTGCTGATGAATCCACCG GCAGCATTGCCAAGCGCCTGCAGTCCATCGGCGCCGAGAACACCGAAGAAAACCGTCGCTTCTACAGGCAGCTGCTCTTCACCGCTGATGACCGGGTCAACCCCTGCATTGGTGGAGTCATCCTCTTCCATGAGACCATGTACCAGAAAGCCGATGATGGCCGCCAGTTCACCCAGGTCATTAAGGACAAGGGTGGCCTTGTTGGCATCAAG GTTGACAAAGGTGTTGTGCCTCTTGCTGGGACTAATGGAGAGACTACTACCCAGG GTCTGGATGGCTTGTCTGAACGCTGCGCCCAGTACAAGAAGGATGGCGCTGACTTTGCCAAGTGGCGCTGCGTCTTGAAGATCACTCCAACCACCCCATCCCACCTGGCCATCATTGAGAACGCCAATGTGCTGGCTCGCTATGCCAGCATCTGCCAGGCG AACGGAATTGTCCCCATTGTGGAACCCGAAATCCTCCCTGACGGTGACCATGACCTCAAGCGctgccagtatgtgactgaaaAG GTTCTGGCTGCCGTGTACAAAGCCCTGAGCGACCACCACATCtacctggaagggaccctgctCAAGCCAAACATGGTGACCGCTGGTCACGCTTGCACCCAGAAATACACTAACGAGGAAATTGCCATGGCAACCGTAACCGCCCTGCGCCGCACTGTGCCCCCAGCAGTTACTG GTGTCACTTTCCTGTCGGGTGGCCAGAGTGAGGAAGAGGCCACCATCAACCTGAATGCCATCAACAACTGCCCCCTGCACAAGCCGTGGGCCCTGACCTTCTCCTATGGACGTGCCCTGCAAGCCTCTGCCCTCAAGGCCTGGGGTGGCAAGAAAGAGAACCTCAAGAATGCTCAGGAGGAATACATCAAGCGCGCTTTG GCCAACAGCCTTGCCTGCCAGGGCAAATATGTTCCCTCTGGAAAAGGCGGAGCCGCTGCCAGCGAGTCCCTCTTTGTCTCCAATCATGCTTATTAA